From Streptomyces sp. 6-11-2, one genomic window encodes:
- a CDS encoding ABC transporter ATP-binding protein: protein MEGLDVRMSGVVCRHGRVEAVREVCLDIAAGQRVALTGTNGSGKTTLLRAVLGLHRQFAGRILVGGRDTRSAAEWAWRRRTCAWIPQKPATGRFPLLGRELLASSASGAEAVEAADKLGVGHLADRPLHTLSGGQLQRMYLARAVGCVAAGAGVLLADEPTAALDFSGQEEAADVLLSLPVTVVVVTHDRALADRCDRVLEMAAGRLREVR from the coding sequence ATGGAGGGGTTGGACGTCCGGATGTCCGGCGTCGTGTGCCGGCACGGCCGGGTCGAAGCGGTGCGCGAGGTGTGCCTCGACATCGCGGCGGGGCAGCGGGTGGCGCTGACCGGCACCAACGGATCGGGCAAGACGACGCTGCTGCGTGCCGTTCTCGGCCTGCACCGGCAGTTCGCCGGCCGGATCCTGGTCGGGGGGCGGGACACCCGGAGCGCGGCCGAGTGGGCATGGCGGCGCCGGACCTGCGCGTGGATCCCGCAGAAGCCGGCGACCGGCCGGTTTCCGCTGCTGGGCCGGGAGTTGCTGGCGAGCAGCGCGTCCGGCGCCGAAGCGGTCGAGGCGGCGGACAAGCTCGGCGTCGGGCATCTCGCCGACCGGCCGCTGCACACGTTGTCCGGGGGCCAGCTCCAGCGTATGTACCTGGCACGGGCGGTGGGTTGCGTCGCCGCGGGGGCAGGGGTGCTGCTGGCCGACGAGCCCACCGCCGCACTCGACTTCTCCGGCCAGGAGGAGGCGGCCGACGTGCTGCTGTCCCTGCCGGTGACCGTTGTGGTCGTCACCCACGACCGAGCCCTTGCCGACCGCTGCGACCGGGTGCTGGAGATGGCCGCGGGCCGGCTGCGGGAGGTCCGGTGA
- a CDS encoding metal ABC transporter permease: protein MSVLAAADVGQLLQLVPVQRAGAALLVAAVGLPVIGVVIVGLDIMPVRFAMMHVALLGIAVALLTGLDPMLCALVACALAGAGVAPLARTPDGLSGAMGLLMSLAIAAALLVLAVSGVNAAGAFALLWGSILSVGSADLWLLAALAVAVPGLFWWRRRDIALLLYDRELALSSGVRVERLTLLLLVLVAVSVAGAIKLTGALLVDALTLLPALAARRLGRSLSSIVLWAVGTGVVVNLTGFLIALRFDWPPGPVLVLTSGVVVLAVHLVPERRISSWRASAAPSLPSSH from the coding sequence GTGAGCGTTCTGGCCGCGGCCGACGTCGGCCAGCTGCTGCAGCTCGTGCCCGTCCAGCGAGCGGGCGCCGCCCTGTTGGTGGCGGCCGTCGGGCTGCCCGTGATCGGGGTCGTCATCGTCGGTCTCGACATCATGCCGGTGCGGTTCGCGATGATGCACGTGGCGCTGCTGGGCATCGCGGTGGCTCTGCTGACCGGACTCGATCCGATGCTGTGCGCGCTGGTGGCGTGTGCGCTCGCCGGGGCCGGGGTCGCGCCCCTGGCCCGCACCCCGGACGGACTGTCCGGTGCGATGGGCCTGCTGATGAGCCTGGCGATCGCGGCCGCGCTGCTCGTGCTCGCCGTCTCGGGCGTCAACGCGGCGGGAGCCTTCGCGCTGCTGTGGGGATCCATCCTCTCGGTCGGCAGCGCGGACCTCTGGCTGCTGGCCGCACTGGCCGTCGCCGTGCCGGGCCTGTTCTGGTGGCGCAGGAGGGACATCGCGCTTCTTCTCTACGACCGTGAGCTCGCCCTGTCCTCGGGCGTACGCGTCGAGCGGCTCACCCTCCTGCTGCTCGTCCTGGTCGCGGTGTCGGTCGCCGGGGCGATCAAGCTCACCGGCGCCCTGCTCGTCGACGCGCTCACTCTCCTGCCCGCCCTCGCCGCACGGCGGTTGGGCCGTTCCCTGTCCTCCATCGTCCTCTGGGCGGTCGGTACCGGCGTCGTCGTGAACCTGACCGGGTTCCTCATCGCGCTCCGTTTCGACTGGCCGCCCGGACCCGTCCTGGTCCTCACCTCCGGCGTGGTCGTCCTCGCCGTGCATCTCGTACCCGAACGGAGAATCAGCTCATGGCGCGCATCCGCGGCCCCGTCACTTCCGTCCTCGCACTGA
- a CDS encoding metal ABC transporter solute-binding protein, Zn/Mn family, producing MARIRGPVTSVLALTLGTALSLTGCGSENTPSSSSSSSSEAKPGGTNEGAPVVVATTSWEGAFAKAAGARDVKIIVPESVQHAPDYDPKPSDLAAVAGADFVLYAPFEPYAAKFKEAAGSNARLVEVDLDNDADKAKAEVTRLGKMFGTEEAAAKWITSFDTEYATLQKDLKAAWPDGKAPTVVAQMFSTWSAKMAGANLVGTYGPEAVTAKQLSDLSKKRPQLVLDNVHMTTGKVLPDSRAHQVEIVNYPAEDLDLLAVYRNAATAVEKAMASS from the coding sequence ATGGCGCGCATCCGCGGCCCCGTCACTTCCGTCCTCGCACTGACCCTCGGCACCGCGCTCTCGCTCACCGGCTGCGGCAGCGAGAACACCCCGTCGTCCTCCTCGTCCTCCTCGTCCGAGGCGAAGCCCGGGGGCACGAACGAGGGCGCCCCGGTCGTCGTCGCCACCACGAGCTGGGAGGGCGCCTTCGCCAAGGCCGCAGGGGCGAGGGACGTCAAGATCATTGTCCCGGAGTCGGTGCAGCACGCTCCCGACTACGACCCGAAGCCGTCCGACCTGGCGGCCGTGGCGGGCGCCGACTTCGTGCTGTACGCGCCCTTCGAGCCCTACGCCGCGAAGTTCAAGGAGGCAGCCGGGTCGAACGCCAGGCTGGTCGAGGTCGACCTCGACAACGACGCCGACAAGGCCAAGGCCGAGGTGACCCGTTTGGGCAAGATGTTCGGCACCGAAGAGGCTGCCGCCAAGTGGATCACGTCCTTCGACACCGAGTACGCCACGTTGCAGAAGGACCTCAAGGCCGCCTGGCCGGACGGCAAGGCGCCGACCGTCGTCGCTCAGATGTTCTCGACGTGGTCGGCGAAGATGGCGGGCGCGAACCTGGTCGGTACGTACGGCCCCGAGGCGGTGACGGCCAAGCAGCTGTCCGACCTCTCGAAGAAGAGGCCGCAACTCGTCCTGGACAACGTCCATATGACGACTGGCAAGGTGCTTCCCGACTCGCGTGCGCACCAGGTGGAGATCGTCAACTATCCGGCCGAGGACCTGGATCTGCTGGCCGTGTACAGGAACGCGGCGACGGCGGTGGAGAAGGCGATGGCCTCATCCTGA